A window of the Elusimicrobiota bacterium genome harbors these coding sequences:
- a CDS encoding ABC transporter permease, with the protein METLIDIRKVSKTYLTGSFTVEALKEVSLKIKAGELVSLTGPSGSGKSTLMHILGFLDRLDSGEYYFAGHPTSSLDEGQLAAIRSRMVGFIFQSFHLLKRTTARDNVMLPMVYSGLGTDARKALECLRLVGLSDRAKHKSNELSGGQCQRVAVARALVNNPLILLADEPTGNLDAKSRQEVMQVIKDLNDRGLTVVIVTHDEEVSAQTRRVVRMKDGEIVSDETRPALLGREARLETQPESFAPGQLSQKGGAARLPKARMGFTPSEIGEQLKVAFKAIWSHKTRSALTILGIFIGVGSIISLMTISEGFMKSLLSGASEDDAKKVYVTPRQEHLKASRRLTYSDVEAIRSGVPLAEKITPIVQGSAQASVGNKHVDASIQSSEGFTLEAQKSKKKFFENRSLEGRFFTPAENLNRARVAVINQTLAKKMFGSGSAVNNEIRLKDITFTVVGVAEDQKAEQIFGGRPTAYIPINTASKRVFGSTRLDYIEVVAPTPADSVEARKQIILVLRKAHALREDKDDDFEVKTFEAQIKMFKDGMGKLSLVVYAIAGISLLVGGIGIMNIMLVSVTERTREIGLRKALGAKNSDILGQFLIEAVTLCLIGGALGIALGFALGWAAYFFIKVPPTLGIGTISFAFGFSTIIGVSFGFWPALRAAMLDPIEALRYE; encoded by the coding sequence ATGGAAACGCTGATAGACATACGCAAGGTCTCCAAGACCTATCTCACCGGCTCATTTACAGTGGAGGCGCTTAAAGAAGTCTCCCTCAAAATAAAAGCCGGCGAGCTGGTATCTCTGACAGGCCCTTCCGGGTCCGGCAAATCCACTTTAATGCACATCCTGGGTTTTCTGGACCGGCTGGACTCAGGGGAATACTATTTCGCGGGCCATCCGACGTCCAGCCTTGATGAAGGCCAGTTGGCCGCCATCCGCAGCCGCATGGTCGGCTTCATATTCCAGTCTTTCCACCTTCTAAAGAGGACCACGGCCAGAGATAACGTCATGCTGCCCATGGTCTACAGCGGCCTCGGAACGGATGCGCGTAAAGCCCTGGAGTGCCTGCGGCTTGTAGGCCTCTCCGATAGGGCAAAGCATAAATCGAACGAACTCTCCGGCGGACAGTGTCAGCGTGTGGCGGTAGCCCGCGCACTTGTGAACAACCCGCTTATTCTGCTGGCCGACGAACCCACCGGCAACCTGGATGCCAAAAGCCGCCAGGAAGTGATGCAGGTAATAAAAGACCTCAATGACCGCGGCCTTACCGTGGTCATAGTCACGCATGATGAAGAGGTTTCGGCGCAGACCCGCCGCGTGGTGCGTATGAAGGACGGCGAGATAGTTTCCGATGAAACCCGCCCCGCTCTTTTAGGCCGGGAAGCGCGGCTTGAAACCCAGCCTGAATCTTTTGCGCCCGGGCAATTGAGCCAAAAGGGCGGGGCCGCGCGGCTGCCCAAAGCGCGTATGGGCTTCACCCCTTCCGAAATCGGCGAACAGTTAAAGGTAGCTTTCAAGGCCATCTGGAGCCACAAAACACGCAGCGCTCTGACCATACTGGGCATCTTTATAGGCGTGGGCTCCATCATCTCGCTTATGACCATAAGCGAAGGTTTCATGAAAAGCCTGCTCAGCGGCGCCAGCGAAGACGACGCCAAAAAGGTCTACGTCACGCCTCGCCAGGAACACCTCAAAGCAAGCCGCCGCCTTACATACAGCGACGTGGAGGCCATAAGGTCCGGGGTGCCGCTGGCGGAAAAGATCACGCCCATAGTGCAGGGCAGCGCCCAGGCCTCTGTAGGGAATAAACACGTTGACGCCAGCATACAGAGCAGCGAGGGTTTTACCCTGGAAGCTCAAAAGTCAAAAAAGAAATTTTTTGAGAACCGCAGCCTGGAAGGCCGCTTCTTCACTCCGGCTGAAAATTTGAACCGCGCGCGTGTGGCGGTTATCAATCAGACTTTGGCCAAAAAAATGTTCGGCTCGGGATCGGCGGTCAACAACGAGATACGCCTAAAGGATATAACGTTCACGGTAGTGGGGGTCGCGGAGGACCAGAAAGCGGAACAGATCTTCGGAGGCCGGCCTACGGCCTATATCCCTATCAACACCGCCTCCAAGCGCGTGTTCGGTTCTACCCGCCTGGACTATATAGAAGTGGTCGCGCCCACCCCCGCCGACTCTGTTGAGGCGCGCAAGCAGATAATCCTGGTCCTGCGTAAAGCGCACGCTCTGCGCGAAGACAAGGACGATGACTTTGAAGTTAAAACTTTTGAGGCGCAGATAAAGATGTTCAAAGACGGCATGGGGAAACTCTCGCTGGTGGTCTACGCGATAGCGGGCATTTCCCTTCTTGTAGGCGGCATAGGGATTATGAACATCATGCTTGTCAGCGTCACTGAACGCACCCGCGAGATAGGATTGCGCAAAGCCCTGGGGGCCAAGAACTCCGACATTTTAGGCCAGTTCCTAATTGAGGCGGTCACGCTTTGCCTTATAGGCGGGGCATTGGGCATAGCCCTGGGGTTTGCATTGGGCTGGGCGGCTTACTTTTTTATTAAGGTACCTCCGACGCTGGGGATAGGCACCATTTCTTTCGCTTTCGGTTTTTCCACTATTATCGGTGTAAGCTTCGGTTTCTGGCCGGCGCTGCGCGCGGCAATGCTTGACCCCATAGAAGCGCTCCGTTACGAGTAA
- a CDS encoding response regulator, with amino-acid sequence MAADQLTILCIDDNKDIIQTLVIMLTREGYLVYSASDPRIGIAIAKKLNPDLILLDIMMPAMSGYEVCKVFKQDARTSTIPVVFLSALNQPQNKVSALAAGGVDYLTKPFDKESLLEITKRYAGKKTAWGAYIPSQGVRSFPAAAGKGHYTFTDFKLSIIDRFKLDGAGAKAVAALQLGDIYKLAEILGITSARVARLIADFSKLPYFPVINPEDIKPGVLPVKFAMQNNIAALAAPGASTLLAISHPFDLELHELIRGIMGAEFEFGITEPSNISALYTLASPAGADIQKIPGDEGMVIEEAALNRLRAAAKGVQNEINASHLKYLTGRLLQFLAEEMTAEARIEVQGDCYLVRAGAPDALEEFTRFTLITGAMVIARLKALGGMDILERSKPQKGAFSIICRSGNCRLTLSTETADYGESLILTPEAAYYGESIALTPAA; translated from the coding sequence ATGGCTGCCGACCAGCTTACAATCCTCTGTATAGACGACAATAAGGACATAATCCAGACCCTTGTAATTATGCTGACAAGGGAAGGCTACCTGGTTTATTCCGCTTCGGACCCCAGGATAGGCATTGCCATAGCGAAAAAACTGAATCCGGATCTGATACTTCTGGACATTATGATGCCGGCAATGAGCGGGTACGAGGTATGCAAGGTGTTTAAGCAGGACGCGAGGACTTCAACAATACCGGTTGTGTTCCTGTCCGCGCTTAATCAGCCGCAGAACAAGGTAAGCGCGCTGGCGGCGGGCGGAGTGGATTATCTCACAAAACCTTTCGACAAAGAATCGCTGCTGGAAATCACAAAGCGCTATGCGGGGAAAAAAACCGCCTGGGGCGCATATATACCGTCGCAGGGAGTGCGGAGCTTCCCCGCCGCCGCTGGAAAAGGGCATTACACGTTTACTGACTTCAAACTAAGCATAATAGACAGATTCAAGCTGGACGGCGCCGGCGCTAAAGCCGTGGCCGCGCTGCAGCTTGGAGATATCTACAAGCTGGCCGAAATACTTGGGATCACCTCCGCCCGGGTGGCGCGCCTTATAGCAGACTTCTCTAAGCTTCCGTATTTTCCGGTGATAAATCCGGAGGACATTAAACCGGGCGTGCTGCCGGTAAAATTCGCCATGCAGAACAATATAGCGGCGCTGGCCGCGCCGGGAGCTTCAACGCTGCTCGCCATAAGCCACCCTTTCGACCTTGAGCTCCATGAGTTGATACGCGGCATCATGGGCGCTGAATTCGAATTCGGCATAACCGAGCCCTCCAATATTTCCGCTCTTTACACACTGGCTTCGCCCGCCGGAGCGGACATTCAGAAGATCCCCGGCGACGAAGGAATGGTCATAGAAGAAGCCGCCCTGAACCGGCTCAGGGCGGCGGCAAAAGGCGTACAAAATGAGATAAATGCGTCGCACCTTAAATATCTTACAGGCAGGCTGCTGCAGTTCCTGGCCGAAGAAATGACCGCCGAAGCGCGCATAGAGGTGCAGGGGGACTGCTATCTGGTCCGGGCAGGCGCGCCGGACGCTTTAGAAGAATTTACCCGCTTTACCCTTATTACCGGCGCCATGGTGATTGCAAGGCTTAAAGCGCTCGGCGGCATGGATATCCTGGAAAGGAGTAAACCGCAGAAAGGAGCTTTCAGCATAATCTGCCGCTCCGGTAATTGCCGGCTGACCCTTTCCACCGAAACAGCCGATTACGGAGAAAGCCTTATCCTTACCCCCGAGGCTGCCTATTACGGAGAAAGCATTGCTCTGACCCCGGCCGCTTAA